One genomic window of Channa argus isolate prfri chromosome 5, Channa argus male v1.0, whole genome shotgun sequence includes the following:
- the zmat1 gene encoding zinc finger matrin-type protein 1, which translates to MDGTSVCTPRLAESDSQYNTTSTPNAASITDVVKAINTKIDSTQVEGYKREEELLKGLLTEDYCHVCEAVLLFESQRVSHYEGKKHAQKVKVYLQTKRAEKSNKESTGSQRAKSTYEDRFCELCNMVFSSQVVAKSHYEGKVHTKNLRKQGLQPPGKYTEVHHLPSLTLDPNNAGQKSASVSDMEHLVDPTASTATPSTEVDLKDCNKYCALCAASFNNPQMALQHYNGRKHQRNQARQELIKELGGDVQQASSLMCQTCSVQFNSVEMYQAHMQGNKHQIREKKVIDLCKTQQKVYSNFADELADYIQVQKARGINPKANQVLPQGDTQQENEVEDQGISTGDTTQLNTPMPTLPPKLNIYHPSHSGCYHTAEGWSSSYQSPPWRPYGWDNSFPPVLPGSGSPEFHDCPKTKKRHRKQSSSSSYTTSSSYTSSYSSYTSGTNDSDDSDYKHREKRMIRRSRKGRDRRLKEEEQSQRKRQRKEKLNDSDERRRGESGELQQEIRVKKGNNHTKQRLKEKQPWLEEDFGKVVGERGMNSLKPEDMMDSNKQAEVHIHAEINVDHGDGRHDEPAKPKYKKEKKKMKNKVDSRTEEEKLWDDSILGC; encoded by the exons ATGGACGGCACAAGTGTCTGCACTCCGCGGCTAGCGGAATCAGACTCTCAATATAACACTACTAGTACCCCCAACGCGGCGTCTATTACAGATGTTGTCAAAGCAATAAACACTAAAATAGATAGTACCCAAGTCGAAG GATACAAAAGGGAAGAGGAGCTACTAAAAGGGCTCCTCACTGAGGACTACTGCCATGTGTGTGaggctgtgctgctgtttgaatCTCAGCGAGTGTCCCACTATGAG GGAAAGAAACATGCTCAGAAAGTTAAGGTGTACCTTCAAACCAAGAGAGCTGAGAAGTCAAACAAAGAGTCTACAGGATCCCAG CGGGCCAAATCTACTTATGAAGACCGTTTCTGTGAGCTGTGTAACATGGTGTTTAGTTCCCAAGTGGTGGCAAAATCACACTATGAAGGCAAAGTCCATACAAAAAATCTCCGTAAACAAGGTCTTCAGCCTCCAGGCAA GTACACTGAGGTGCATCATTTACCCAGTCTGACTCTGGATCCTAACAATGCTGGCCAGAAATCAGCCTCAGTAAGTGATATGGAGCATCTTGTGGACCCAACAGCCAGCACAGCTACCCCCAGTACAGAGGTTGATCTAAAGGACTGTAACAAGTATTGTGCTCTATGTGCTGCTTCCTTCAACAACCCACAAATGGCTTTGCAGCACTACAATGGACGCAAGCATCAGAGGAATCAGGCCAGACAGGAGCTGATCAAAGAGCTCGGAGGTGATGTCCAACAAG CCAGTTCCCTGATGTGTCAAACCTGTAGTGTGCAATTTAACTCTGTGGAGATGTACCAGGCCCACATGCAGGGAAATAAGCACCAAATTAG GGAGAAGAAGGTCATTGACCTGTGCAAAACTCAACAAAAAGTCTACAGCAATTTTGCAGATGAACTGGCAGATTACATTCAGGTACAGAAAGCTCGGGGAATCAACCCAAAGGCCAACCAAGTCCTTCCTCAGGGTGACACACAACAGGAGAATGAAGTGGAGGACCAGGGAATAAGCACTGGGGATACCACACAACTCAACACACCTATGCCCACCCTCCCTCCCAAGTTAAACATCTATCATCCTTCCCATTCTGGTTGTTACCACACAGCTGAAGGCTGGAGTTCTTCCTATCAAAGTCCACCTTGGCGTCCTTATGGCTGGGATAACAGCTTTCCTCCAGTTCTGCCAGGCTCAGGCTCTCCAGAGTTCCATGATTGCCCCAAAACGAAAAAGAGGCACAGAAAGCAGTCGAGCTCCTCCTCATATACTACCTCATCATCTTACACTTCCTCATATTCCTCCTACACCAGTGGTACCAATGACAGTGACGACAGTGACTACAAACACAGGGAAAAGAGGATGATTAGGAGATCCAGGAAAGGGCGAGATAGGAGGCtaaaagaggaggagcagagccAGCGAAAACgacagaggaaggaaaaactTAATGACTCTgatgagaggagaagaggggaATCTGGAGAGTTACAGCAAGAGATAAGGgtaaaaaagggaaacaatcACACCAAGCaaagactaaaagaaaaacaaccgTGGCTCGAGGAGGACTTTGGGAAGGTAGTAGGGGAAAGAGGGATGAACAGTTTAAAGCCAGAAGACATGATGGACAGTAACAAACAGGCTGAAGTTCATATTCACGCTGAAATTAATGTTGATCACGGTGATGGTAGACATGATGAACCAGCCAAACCCAAATacaagaaggagaagaagaaaatgaaaaacaaagtagaCAGCAGGACAGAAGAGGAGAAGCTGTGGGATGACTCTATTCTGGGGTGTTAA
- the gnrh2 gene encoding progonadoliberin-2, whose amino-acid sequence MFKSRLVLLLGLILCVGTQISSAQHWSHGWYPGGKRELDSFATSEISEEIKLCEVGECSYLRPQRRSLLRNILLDALARELQKRK is encoded by the exons ATGTTTAAATCTCGGCTAGTTTTGCTGTTGGGGCTTATTCTATGCGTGGGGACTCAGATTTCCAGCGCGCAGCACTGGTCCCATGGTTGGTATCCGGGTGGCAAGAGGGAGTTGGACTCATTTGCCACATCAGAG attTCAGAGGAGATTAAGTTGTGTGAGGTAGGGGAATGTAGCTACTTAAGACCCCAGAGGAGGAGCCTTCTCAGAAACATTCTT TTGGATGCCTTAGCCAGAGAGCTCCAGAAGAGAAAGTGA
- the cd8b gene encoding uncharacterized protein cd8b — MILLPLALTLWTSLLWTPGLTQFLLTEPINILYPKIDSSETIECGCGNLSCDSVYWFYSNASLGKVEFLGRGNNADRVNYGKLSKSARFKISKRGSASFALRISNLTLTDSGVYSCVVKETTQKNNKEMWRPGILILPGVTPPSLPPVTKHKPPVKSICSCKKKNRSQDDCDSLVLWPLVGLLAGLALALICTLYYYSRLPKKCHHYFGRRGK, encoded by the exons ATGATCCTGCTGCCACTGGCATTGACACTGTGGACCTCATTATTGTGGACACCAG GGTTAACCCAGTTCCTGCTAACAGAACCCATCAACATTCTTTATCCCAAGATTGATAGTTCCGAGACTATTGAGTGTGGCTGCGGTAACCTCTCCTGTGACTCTGTCTACTGGTTCTACAGTAATGCCAGCCTGGGAAAAGTAGAGTTCCTAGGCAGAGGCAACAATGCTGATCGTGTTAACTATGGAAAACTTTCTAAAAGTGCACGTTTTAAAATAAGCAAGAGGGGTTCTGCGTCCTTCGCGCTACGTATCAGCAATCTTACACTGACCGACTCAGGGGTTTATTCTTGTGTCGTGAAGGAAACAACACAGaagaacaacaaagaaatgtggAGGCCTGGGATTCTTATTCTGCCAGGAG TGACCCCTCCATCATTACCTCCTGTCACAAAACATAAACCACCAGTCAAGTCAATCTgttcctgtaaaaaaaagaatcgCTCACAGG ATGACTGTGACTCCCTTGTTTTGTGGCCTTTGGTGGGACTTCTTGCGGGCCTGGCTCTTGCTCTCATCTGCACACTCTACTACTACAGCC GTCTACCAAAAAAATGTCACCATTACTTTGGGAG aAGAGGTAAATGA